AGACtaatacatgcttaaattttaaatatagcaatCCGTTCGTACTATTCAAGAACAACCTACTTCTGGACATGTGGGATCGGGTGGTCGAGCATCTCAAACTGTGAACCCTACAGAGCATCCAATGTCGGGTCGTTCAACACTAGGACATCGACCAGCTCATTCTGATACTAATGTGGAACAGCCACCAATCACTCGCACTTCAACAACTAGTCGGTCATCCCAGCTGGTCAACTCCATAGAACAACCTCCATCTACTCGTTCGACATCAATTAGTCGTCCAAATTTAGGAGTCAAGACAGTTCCATTGGTACCTTCTTCTGTATCCATATCACTTAAACCAACATTGCCAGTAACTCCCAAAGAGAGTCAATCTGACACTAGAACATCACTTAGACCAACCTTGCCGGTAACTCCAAAAGAGAGTCAATTTGATATCAAAACGTCACTTAGACCAACATTGCCCGTAACACCAAAAGATGGTCAGTTTGATTCTAAAATATCAATTAGACCAAGCTTACCAGTAACTCCAACAGAGGGTCAGCTAGACACCAAAAGAGATAAGAGGTATTAGACAACTTATTTCTTATGTCATTATCACCAATATGCCTCTTTTTGCAACTGTGTTAGAGTCGAACAGTGAAGTACCATTCTTATGGATAATTATCCACCTACAACTTATTGTTAGATCACCGATTAAAACAGGACTTGATAATGCAAACATTTTATGTTGATAGTATTCGTATTAAGAAAACCCCATGATGATTGTTTACTGCAGGCACTGTGGCTTATTTGGTTACCATAAATGCTGTATTTGTTATGAGTGTTTAGGATTTCGTTGCTTTATAaatgtcttttttttaaatattaagaactCTTATTTGGGAGTAAAAGAAATGCATCTTGGTATCATCAGAGAATTTCGATTTCCACTACCTTCTAGTAGCATGCTAAATTTTCATAGATTTAATTTTGGTGTCTGCAGGTAATGTGAAgtagattttgttatatcttatgttaaagtgttgatataattaaaataatcatagcctatcaacttaagtttttgggtcaagtGGTTTAACATGATACTAGAGTAGGAGATTCTACATTCAAACCTTATAATGTCATTTCTTTCATAATTGATATTGATTTTCACTTGTTAGGTCTTCTGCAAATTTTCAAGCCCACAAGTGAGAGGGAGTGTTAAAGTAttgacataattaaatttatcaaaacaccatcaacttaagcttttgggtcaatcagTGATTTAACATCTTGCCACTATTATTTTCTACTTGAATTTCTATTCCATGATTGTGTTTCTCCCTTGAACAGGCTATCTTTGGATATGGGAAGCATGAACTTCAGAGAAACTAGCAACCAGCCTTCCAGTTCTGCTCTACAGGATGAGGTATAGGGTACTTTTACAATCTATTAGATACCTGAGGTTGATCTCTTTAAATTCATGAAAGATCAACACATCAATTGACTATCAACAACACTGATGTCATCTTCATCTtgttctcttttatttcttttgattttgcaACGTCCAGTCTGAAATAATGTCTTTACCTGACCACGTTCATATGTCTCCCCTGCTGACCCAGTTAGCTGATTGGAAGAATCCAAATAATAGACGTGTTTTCATGTAAAATGTATTTGGCCGTTCTAGAGGTTTTTTCTAGATACGAATCTAAATTTAATGTGCTTCTTTCTTGTGatgaactttattttattattaatttaagatcAAGTTAAAGTGCctagttccaacttctttgacTGAACTTTGGTATTTGGATACATGTATAAAGATTTGCCTCTTTCAAGATTTTGCTAATGGTGGTGATGATATTGGTGCAGCTTGATATGGTACAGGAGGAAAATGAGAGTTTACTTGAAAAGGTGATGCCGACAACTTTTCTGGTTTTTATTGTGCGACAGTTATTGGCTGGTTCTTATAGAATTATGTGTGTTGAACAATTTATAACGATAATGGAACATTCTTCTTTTCAAAAAACGGCTCCATAAATTAAGAGTTCGTTCATTTATTATATGGAAACTAGTTCAATGCTCGTACCCCTTCTAAATTACTTAGTTTGTGTTAAAGTAAATTATTGTTTATTCCAATTATAGATTTTCTGTTTTTTCCTCATCTTAACCTTTCtagtatttttttccttttctgtttctttcttttgttgggTCAATTAGTGTCTATTTAATCCTCCATTCACCTTTGTAAAATTAAGCTGATTATTCAATAACACACACAAAACAACAGTTCACAGTCTGACTAATCGAATTCAAGCACAATAATAACTCCAGATAATGGGATAACATTGATGTAAAAGTGAGAGGCTTTTCATTTATATCATTTGGCATATATCTAATATGTGCCTCCCCAGCTTCGACTTGCAGAAGAAAGATGTGAGGAAGCAGAGGCTAGAGCTCGGCAGCTTGAAAGTCAGGTAAACGCATTTAGTTGGATTATAATCTTCCACTATTTAAAAGTGTTATTTCACTTTAAAATACTTTTCTCAGACTATGggaaaattacctttttagtcGCCCATTTTTCAGGAATGCTCTTTAACATATCTTCCATTTACTCCCGTCTAATTCTCTTCATCATTTGTGATGCCATCAGACAATCTATAGAGTGATTCATGCCATCCTGTGTTAATAGTTCCCTTTTTCCCTCATCTTCTTCTGGTTGTCTTGGTTAGTATGCATAGTGCTAGTAGTCATTGgaattatattttcatttcaaatGATGTATGTTTCCCACTATTagctaagattttttttaatggtttatGGAACAAGTAAGTCATATATTTAAATGCTTTTAACGAGTTTCTTTCAGCCAAGACCCAGAAAGAAATTTTTTGGAGTAGGTATCTTTCTGATGAAGCTAACAGGATtggttcttttctttttcaacagcCCTGTTGCATAGTGTGCTAGTTAATGCTGTGTTGCACTTCATAGCTGCAGCATAGCTGTTTATGTATCAGTACAGAATATCCAATCTATACGTTATAGTGATGGGAACATCTTAACATTGTCGagtaaaaatcaatttcatccAACATACACattttgaagtattcaaatgtgatttttagGTTGCTATGCTTGGAGAAGGTGTGACGCTGGAAGCCCGTCTTTTGAGCAGGCTAGCACCTGACTTCTATTTTCACTTGCAACTTGCATGCCACTTCAGTTTTCCTATGATCTAACAATTCATTATTGTTTTGCTTCCAGGAAGGAGGCAGCTTTGCAGCAGAGAGAGGTTTGTTGTACTAAAACTGGCAATGTTATCAAATTcttttttactttataatttcAATAATGGGTAGATATATATTCAGCTGCTTCTGAGACAGAGACAATTCCCATACCCATTCCACACACTCAAACTAGGATGTCCCAAGAGTACGTAACTTAGACCCAGGGAACCATGAGAGATCGAGAATCAATGATACTAGACAATGTGGATGCTTGTTTGCTGCCTATTCCTAAAACTGTTcgataattaaaattaaaggaaattgatTCAAAGGATCGAACCGATATGGTAATGGGTGTCCTTCCTTCCACGGTTCATACAGTGAGGGTGTATTAATTAGTGTTTCATATAAAGGAACCTTTCCGTTTGCCATCCTGTTCATCCTAGTTTGATTCTTCCGTACAGTTTCAGAGCCTTCTTATCGTCTAAAAAGCCAAATGCCATGCATTTGAAGAACTGGTTGGAAGAATTTGAAACAAATGCTACTACTTGAAACGACATCATTTATACAAACTAGAGAACAATCGTTCTATGTGAATAATTTCTGTAATTGACactataagaaaaataaagaagtaaataaGAACAGCAATAACTTGAAGATTAGTGCATGTGTTAAATGTTattacttattatttttctttcttgaaaTGAGGACAAACGGGTGTAAAGTTGCAGTAACTATCTAATACTAAGATCATAGAGTTTTGAAGGAAAATCATGATTTGCATTGCAGAAAATAAGATACTTGTTGAATTCTGAGTTTTCTCAATATTTTTCTACATATTTTTACAAGAGGGAATCTCTCTTATATAAACAACAATGTTTGCCAAATATGGCAAGGACCCATACAAATTACAAggaataaaatttcaaatggaCAAGGGAATGAGAAGACTTTCCATATTCAACAATACTAGTAGTGATGTATAACAGGTGTTTGAATTAAATGTCCTTATTATTCTAGTTTTATAATCTTGATTTAACTAACTtgttaggttaaattataagtttggtTTTTCTGtctatttaattattgtacttcaaaattaattttaaaaaaaggtctTTTTACTTTTCGAGGTTGTGTTTATAAGTTTCAAGGGTGTGTCTATTTGTGAATGTGttaatttcatcaatttaatGATTGTACCGTTGTATGTGTAAACTTATTTGAAATTTGTGCATCATGTAATCTCTAAATAATTGAGTTAACAATGGAAATTTATTAGATTCaatattgaaagttcaagatgAAGTAGAAACTATTTTGAAGTACTAGAACTAAATAAACATAATCTTGAGAGTTTTGCAACTTATTAAAGTATAGGGATCAAATAGACACACCTTCAGAAATTTTGGGACCAAACTTGTTACTTACGGAGTCTGGcactataaaaataatatatcctTCTGTTTTTGTGGTGTGTCTATTTATATTTAACAAAGGATTATGTCACTCAACGCTAAGAAAAGTGTATTCAACCGCTCCTTGCAGGCTGCTTTGAGAGTTGCATCACAATCTCACGGGAGCAGAGGTACTCATCATATTGCTGCACTTAAAACTGAAGCAGAGGTATGCAGAAGTTGAAAcctgtacaaaagaatctagtACCACTAATATGAATCTCCTATTGAATTTGACCCGTGAGTACTTTGACTCAGACTGCAAGGGATGAGGCAACATCTGCTTTGGAACACTTGCACGAAGCTGAGGCAGAGTTGCAGTCGCTTAGGATTATGACC
This DNA window, taken from Benincasa hispida cultivar B227 chromosome 6, ASM972705v1, whole genome shotgun sequence, encodes the following:
- the LOC120080539 gene encoding coiled-coil domain-containing protein SCD2-like isoform X2 encodes the protein MDRIRPVYTRQKSNTGTPLAPASPLVSPFPHHNRSGSTGLANSRRGQNNAAKAAAQRLAKVMASSADDEDEEDDLDYSLASGTGSIGLASGRSVRARSPMQSVRTIQEQPTSGHVGSGGRASQTVNPTEHPMSGRSTLGHRPAHSDTNVEQPPITRTSTTSRSSQLVNSIEQPPSTRSTSISRPNLGVKTVPLVPSSVSISLKPTLPVTPKESQSDTRTSLRPTLPVTPKESQFDIKTSLRPTLPVTPKDGQFDSKISIRPSLPVTPTEGQLDTKRDKRLSLDMGSMNFRETSNQPSSSALQDELDMVQEENESLLEKLRLAEERCEEAEARARQLESQVAMLGEGVTLEARLLSRKEAALQQREAALRVASQSHGSRGTHHIAALKTEAETARDEATSALEHLHEAEAELQSLRIMTHRMILTKEEMEEVVLKRCWLARYWSLCVRYGIHAEVAGARSEYWSSFTSSPVEVVLEAGKKAEEVTASNDLEGRENQRNLNEFSSEANVESMLLVERGLRELATLKRTQWLLQWLAIDVQIC